The Acetomicrobium sp. S15 = DSM 107314 nucleotide sequence AGATGAAGAACATGGAGGGCAGTTTTTGAAGCAGCTTCACGCTGCAGGCCTGCCGGTCTATCGCAGCCTGCGGAGGTGCGCCTTTGCACTGGCCTCGATGGTCAAGTGGCAGACCGGTAGAGCGCCGATGCGTCCCGCGATCGAAGCTTCTGTCCCCTTTCTCTCGACGCTGCCCGAAGAGCTGACGGAGTACGATTCCAAATTGCTCCTCGCCCATTACGGGGTCCCCATCACCAGGGAAAAACTCTGTTTGAGCCTGGAAGAAGCGCTCTCTGCGGCTAACGACATCGGTTTTCCCGTGGCTTTAAAGGTCATTTCCCCCCAGATCTTGCACAAGACCGAGGCCGGCGTCGTTGCCCTTCGCCTCAGCGACGAAGAGGAGGTACGGAATGCCTATGGCAGGCTCCTCGAACGCGCGCGTCGCTTCGACAAAGATGCCCAGATCAAAGGAGTGCTCGTCCAAGAGATGGTCGAGGGCGGGCTTGAGTGTATGATAGGGGCGAAAAGGGATCCCGTCTTTGGCCCAATCATAGCCGTGGGTTTGGGCGGAATATACGTCGAGGTTTTGAGAGACGTGGCACTGCGTCGCTGTCCCGTAGATGAAGAGGAAGCGTTGGAGATGGTGCGATCGCTGAAAGGCTTCCCGCTTTTGGCCGGTGCCCGCGGGAGTACCAAAAAGGACATTTCGGCTTTGGCGGATATGACCAGGCGGATCTCGGAGCTGGCTTATGTGGAGAAGGACTTGAAGGAGCTCGATGTCAACCCGGTCATCGTGCTGGATGAAGGGCATGGCGCTGTGGCTGTAGATGCCTTAGCGTTGAGGGGCAAATGATAGATGGATTGGCTCTGGGTGCTTTTCGGTTACCTTTTCGGCTCCATCCCGACAGGCTATCTGGTGGTCAAGGCCATCCGCGGCGAGGATATACGGCGCTATGGTTCCGGCAATATAGGAGCCACCAACGTGGGTCGCCTTTTAGGCAGGAGGTGGGCCATGGCGGTCGGTGCCTTCGATATCGTCAAAGGCGGTTTGGCCGTAACGTTGGCTCGCCCATGGGCGGACGACCACCTCATTTTGGCCCTGGTGGGCGTGGCCAGCGTTTGTGGGCATGTATTCCCGCTTTGGCTGAAATTTAGAGGAGGCAAGGGCGTAGCCACCACTTTCGGCGTCGTCTTCTCCTATCACCCACTGGTCGCCTTGGCGAGCGGCGCCTTGTGGTGGATCTTGGTTCGTCTCTTTCGCTATGTATCCCTCGCCTCGATGATTTCTCTGTCATGTGCGCCGTTCTTCTTTTGGCTGCTGGGAGCAGATCGCGTCTATATCTTTGCC carries:
- the plsY gene encoding glycerol-3-phosphate 1-O-acyltransferase PlsY, producing the protein MDWLWVLFGYLFGSIPTGYLVVKAIRGEDIRRYGSGNIGATNVGRLLGRRWAMAVGAFDIVKGGLAVTLARPWADDHLILALVGVASVCGHVFPLWLKFRGGKGVATTFGVVFSYHPLVALASGALWWILVRLFRYVSLASMISLSCAPFFFWLLGADRVYIFATASLAVLTIARHKDNIDRLLSGTENRVGRPAKGP